The Streptomyces seoulensis genome contains a region encoding:
- a CDS encoding helix-turn-helix domain-containing protein produces MSDTNDPGAESTDEVLAAVGPRLRRIRKERDVTLAALSETTGISVSTLSRLESGLRRPSLELLLPIAQAHRVPLDELVGAPPVGDPRVRTEPVKRDGRTFYPLTRRPGGPQAYKVIEPRRDRQPDPRTHEGYEWLYVLSGRLRLVLGDHDVVLGPGEAAEFDTRVPHWFGSAWDGPVEFLSLFGPQGERMHLRARAGRRAEGDG; encoded by the coding sequence ATGAGTGACACGAACGACCCGGGCGCGGAGAGCACCGACGAGGTACTGGCCGCCGTGGGCCCGAGACTGCGCCGCATCCGCAAGGAGCGGGACGTGACGCTGGCCGCGCTGTCGGAGACCACCGGCATCTCGGTCAGCACCCTCTCCCGGCTGGAGTCCGGGCTGCGCCGCCCCAGCCTGGAGCTGCTGCTGCCCATCGCGCAGGCCCACCGGGTCCCGCTCGACGAGCTGGTGGGCGCCCCGCCGGTCGGTGACCCCCGGGTGCGCACCGAGCCGGTCAAGCGGGACGGCCGCACCTTCTACCCGCTGACCCGGCGCCCCGGCGGCCCTCAGGCGTACAAGGTGATCGAACCGCGCCGCGACCGGCAGCCGGACCCGCGCACCCACGAGGGGTACGAGTGGCTGTACGTCCTCTCCGGGCGCCTCAGGCTGGTCCTCGGGGACCACGACGTGGTTCTGGGGCCGGGGGAGGCCGCCGAGTTCGACACCCGCGTACCGCACTGGTTCGGGTCGGCGTGGGACGGGCCGGTGGAGTTCCTGAGCCTCTTCGGGCCGCAGGGCGAGCGGATGCACCTGCGGGCGCGGGCGGGACGGCGGGCCGAGGGGGACGGCTGA
- a CDS encoding NADPH:quinone oxidoreductase family protein — protein MQAWQVHENGEPREVMRLAEVETPTPGEGQVRLRVRAANVNFPDALLCRGQYQIRPPLPFTPGVEICGETEDGRRVIANPALPYGGFAEYALADARALLPAPDALDDAEAAALHIGYQTGWFGLHRRAHLEAGETLLVHAAAGGVGSAAVQLGKAAGARVIGVVGGADKAAVARELGCDVVVDRRAEDVVAAVKEATGGKGADVIYDPVGGDAYAQSAKLVAFEGRIVVVGFASGAIPSPALNHALVKNYSIVGLHWGLYNTKNPELVLRCHEELTGLAARGAIKPLVSERVPLAGAADAVQRVADGVTTGRIAVLPQNGVTA, from the coding sequence ATGCAGGCATGGCAAGTGCACGAGAACGGCGAGCCGCGCGAGGTGATGCGCCTGGCGGAGGTGGAGACCCCCACGCCCGGCGAGGGCCAGGTGCGCTTGCGAGTGCGCGCCGCCAACGTCAACTTCCCGGACGCCCTGCTCTGCCGGGGCCAGTACCAGATCCGGCCCCCGCTGCCCTTCACGCCCGGCGTGGAGATATGCGGCGAGACCGAGGACGGCCGCCGCGTCATCGCCAACCCGGCACTGCCGTACGGCGGTTTCGCCGAGTACGCCCTCGCCGACGCCCGCGCGCTGCTGCCCGCGCCCGACGCGCTGGACGACGCCGAGGCCGCCGCCCTGCACATCGGCTACCAGACCGGCTGGTTCGGCCTGCACCGCCGGGCCCACCTGGAGGCGGGGGAGACCCTGCTCGTCCACGCGGCCGCGGGCGGTGTCGGCAGCGCTGCCGTACAGCTCGGCAAGGCCGCCGGGGCGCGGGTCATCGGCGTCGTGGGCGGCGCCGACAAGGCCGCCGTCGCCCGTGAGCTGGGCTGCGACGTGGTCGTGGACCGGCGCGCCGAGGACGTGGTCGCGGCCGTCAAGGAGGCCACCGGCGGCAAGGGCGCCGATGTGATCTACGACCCCGTGGGCGGGGACGCGTACGCGCAGTCCGCCAAGCTCGTCGCCTTCGAGGGACGGATCGTGGTCGTCGGCTTCGCGTCCGGCGCGATCCCGAGCCCCGCCCTCAACCACGCCCTGGTGAAGAACTACTCGATCGTGGGCCTGCACTGGGGCCTGTACAACACCAAGAACCCCGAGCTGGTGCTGCGCTGCCACGAGGAGCTGACCGGGCTGGCCGCGCGCGGCGCGATCAAGCCGCTGGTCAGCGAGCGCGTGCCGCTCGCCGGCGCCGCCGACGCCGTGCAGCGGGTCGCCGACGGCGTGACCACCGGCCGGATCGCCGTCCTGCCGCAGAACGGAGTCACCGCATGA
- a CDS encoding acyl-CoA dehydrogenase family protein: MTDAEGLRRRTQELLAAHPPATTGRLDFLKARFDAGLAWVHYPEGLGGLGAPRSLQAVVDEELAAADAPDNDPRRIGIGLGMAAPTVLRYGTDEQKARFLRPLWTGEEVWCQLFSEPGAGSDLAALGTRAVRDGDSWVVDGQKVWTSSAHLARWAILIARTDPDVPKHAGITYFICDMTDPGVEVRPLRQITGEAEFNEVFLTGVRIPDSRRLGDVGDGWRVAQTTLMNERVSIGGMRLPREGGMIGPVAKTWRERPELRTHDLHQRLLKLWVEAEVSRLTAERLRQQLDAGQPGYEGSGMKLAFARLNQEISGLEVELRGEEGLLYDDWTMRRPELVDFTGRDAGYRYLRSKGNSIEGGTSEVLLNIVAERVLGLPAEPRTDKDVPWKDLAR, encoded by the coding sequence ATGACCGACGCAGAGGGACTGCGCCGCCGCACCCAGGAGTTGCTGGCCGCGCACCCGCCCGCCACCACCGGCCGACTCGACTTCCTCAAGGCCCGCTTCGACGCCGGACTCGCCTGGGTGCACTACCCGGAGGGCCTCGGCGGACTCGGTGCCCCCCGCTCCCTCCAGGCCGTCGTGGACGAGGAACTGGCCGCCGCCGACGCCCCGGACAACGACCCGCGCCGCATCGGCATCGGCCTCGGCATGGCCGCCCCGACCGTGCTGCGCTACGGCACCGACGAGCAGAAGGCCCGCTTCCTGCGCCCGCTGTGGACCGGCGAGGAGGTGTGGTGCCAGTTGTTCAGCGAGCCCGGCGCCGGATCCGACCTCGCGGCCCTCGGCACCCGCGCGGTCCGGGACGGCGACTCCTGGGTGGTCGACGGACAGAAGGTGTGGACCTCCAGCGCCCATCTGGCCCGCTGGGCCATCCTCATCGCGCGCACCGACCCGGACGTGCCCAAGCACGCCGGGATCACCTACTTCATCTGCGACATGACCGACCCTGGCGTGGAGGTCCGGCCGCTGCGCCAGATCACCGGCGAGGCCGAGTTCAACGAGGTCTTCCTCACCGGCGTCCGCATCCCCGACAGCCGCCGCCTCGGCGACGTCGGCGACGGCTGGCGGGTCGCCCAGACCACGCTGATGAACGAACGCGTCTCCATCGGCGGCATGCGCCTGCCCCGCGAGGGCGGCATGATCGGCCCGGTCGCCAAGACCTGGCGGGAACGCCCCGAACTGCGCACCCACGACCTGCACCAGCGGCTGCTGAAGCTCTGGGTCGAGGCCGAGGTGTCCCGGCTCACCGCCGAACGGCTCCGCCAGCAGCTCGACGCCGGCCAGCCCGGCTACGAGGGCTCCGGCATGAAGCTCGCCTTCGCCCGCCTCAACCAGGAGATCAGCGGCCTCGAGGTCGAACTCCGGGGCGAGGAGGGGCTGCTCTACGACGACTGGACCATGCGCCGCCCCGAACTGGTCGACTTCACCGGGCGCGACGCCGGGTACCGCTATCTGCGCTCCAAGGGCAACAGCATCGAGGGCGGGACCAGCGAGGTCCTGCTGAACATCGTCGCCGAGCGCGTCCTCGGCCTGCCCGCCGAACCGCGCACCGACAAGGACGTCCCCTGGAAGGACCTGGCCCGATGA
- a CDS encoding acyl-CoA dehydrogenase family protein, with the protein MSTTNAEPDLLYSEEEEALRAAVRDLLTDHCGPAAVIARTESDTPHDPALWKQLAEGMGLAGLLIPEAQGGQGATHREVAVVLEELGRAVAPVPYLTSAVVATEALLACDDAELLGQLASGRTVGALAVSLTTAPGAAFGTVRVENGSLHGELTSIADAVAADVLLVPADDGALYAVAADAVTLAPQIPLDLTRPLATVTLDGASGRRLGPAEVAVRRALRAGAGLLAAEQWGIADWALTETVRYLKERKQFNRPVGGFQALKHRLAQSWLEVVNLRAAARAAADALTTGDDTDVTVAVAQSYAAPVAVRATEEALQLHGGLGMTWEHPVHLYLKRAKADSLAYGTAGAHREALAALAGLDAP; encoded by the coding sequence ATGAGCACGACGAACGCCGAGCCCGACCTCCTCTACTCCGAGGAGGAGGAGGCGCTGCGCGCCGCCGTCCGCGACCTGCTCACCGACCACTGCGGGCCCGCCGCGGTGATCGCCCGCACCGAGTCGGACACCCCGCACGACCCCGCCCTGTGGAAGCAGCTCGCCGAGGGCATGGGCCTGGCCGGACTGCTGATCCCCGAGGCGCAGGGCGGCCAGGGCGCGACCCACCGCGAAGTCGCCGTCGTGCTGGAGGAGTTGGGGCGGGCTGTCGCACCGGTGCCGTACCTCACCAGTGCCGTCGTCGCCACCGAGGCGCTGCTCGCCTGCGATGACGCCGAGCTCTTGGGCCAGCTCGCCTCCGGCCGTACCGTGGGCGCCCTCGCCGTCTCCCTGACCACCGCCCCCGGCGCCGCCTTCGGCACCGTCCGGGTCGAGAACGGTTCCCTGCACGGTGAGTTGACCTCCATCGCGGACGCGGTCGCGGCCGACGTGCTGCTCGTCCCGGCCGACGACGGCGCCCTGTACGCCGTGGCCGCCGACGCGGTCACCCTCGCCCCGCAGATCCCGCTCGACCTCACCCGCCCGCTCGCCACCGTCACCCTCGACGGAGCGTCCGGCCGCCGTCTCGGCCCCGCCGAAGTGGCCGTACGGCGCGCTCTGCGGGCCGGTGCGGGGCTGCTCGCCGCCGAGCAATGGGGCATCGCGGACTGGGCGTTGACCGAGACCGTGCGCTATCTGAAGGAGCGCAAGCAGTTCAACCGTCCGGTCGGCGGATTCCAGGCGCTCAAGCACCGGCTCGCCCAGTCGTGGCTGGAGGTGGTCAACCTCCGCGCGGCCGCCCGCGCCGCCGCCGACGCGCTCACCACGGGCGACGACACCGACGTCACGGTCGCCGTCGCCCAGTCCTACGCCGCCCCCGTCGCCGTCCGCGCCACCGAGGAGGCACTGCAACTGCACGGCGGGCTCGGCATGACCTGGGAACACCCCGTGCACCTGTACCTGAAGCGGGCCAAGGCGGACTCCCTCGCCTACGGCACCGCGGGCGCCCACCGCGAGGCCCTCGCCGCACTGGCCGGCCTCGACGCCCCCTGA
- a CDS encoding DUF779 domain-containing protein, which translates to METQESRRVEFTPEAAELVRRLREQHGPLMFHQSGGCCDGSAPMCYPEGEFRTGGSDVLLAELSVAGVAEPVGFWMSRSQFDLWSHTRLIVDVVPGRGSGFSLEAPEGVRFLLRSRVMGA; encoded by the coding sequence GTGGAAACGCAGGAGAGTCGGCGCGTCGAGTTCACGCCCGAGGCGGCCGAACTGGTGCGGCGGCTGCGGGAGCAGCACGGTCCGCTGATGTTCCACCAGTCCGGCGGCTGCTGCGACGGCAGCGCACCGATGTGCTACCCCGAGGGCGAGTTCCGCACCGGCGGCTCCGACGTCCTGCTGGCCGAACTGTCCGTGGCGGGCGTCGCGGAACCGGTCGGCTTCTGGATGTCGAGGTCCCAGTTCGACCTCTGGAGCCACACCCGCCTCATCGTGGACGTGGTCCCCGGCCGTGGCAGCGGCTTCTCCCTGGAAGCCCCGGAGGGCGTCCGCTTCCTGCTCCGCTCCCGCGTGATGGGCGCCTAG
- a CDS encoding N-acetylmuramoyl-L-alanine amidase: MRGHRRIVCVTAASAALLVPLLIDRSEDSGPPDQRLQDDYTAAADEFHVPRSVLMGVSYLQSRWDSHQGAPSVIGGYGPMHLVDSAGPPAETPPHHVTPRPKVQKASPSPAQKAAEDAQRSADLRRAADLVGLPVERLRTDDAANVRGGAALLAAAQRGLGKPLSTDPAQWWDAVSRFPGTTDAGSAAAYANDVFDIIRRGADRVTDAGQHVVLAASPRVRPHAGAAGSSRSKNVECPAELACSWLSAPYVRIDDEAYGNHDLADRPKDQRIEYIVIHDTEAPLASMLLTVQDPTEASWHYSIRSSDGSVTQHVKTKDAAWHSGSQFVNGRSIGIEHEGFLRQPNAWYTEQMYRSSARLVRYLTKKYDIPLDRQHIFGHDNVPAPTEDTIPDMHDDPGPFWDWRHYFDLLGAPLKATAGPDSDTVMILPEYAKHRPVFTGCVESGEKCAPHGSSAVRLHTEPSADSSLIQDPGRKPDGDDTTVDVNDLGSRVSAGQTFAVAGRSGDWTAIWFQGHKAWFKNPKDQPTAVGARVRTVTPKEGRHEIPVFGRALPEESAYPEGVDEEQEAPLPYTIDEGQRYVTQSVVHGTYVDRSSFGDAPAPVVKGQEEYYEIQLDHRLAYVRASDVDVQEPPAAAGAPKPAEPKSKN, encoded by the coding sequence ATGCGCGGGCATCGGCGGATCGTCTGCGTGACCGCCGCGTCGGCGGCGCTCCTGGTGCCCTTGCTGATCGACCGCTCGGAGGACTCCGGGCCACCCGACCAGCGCCTCCAGGACGACTACACGGCCGCGGCGGACGAGTTCCATGTCCCGCGCAGCGTGCTGATGGGGGTGTCCTACCTGCAGTCGCGGTGGGACTCCCACCAGGGCGCGCCGAGCGTCATCGGCGGCTACGGGCCGATGCACCTGGTGGACTCCGCCGGGCCGCCGGCCGAGACGCCTCCGCACCACGTGACGCCCCGTCCGAAGGTGCAGAAGGCCAGTCCGTCCCCGGCGCAGAAGGCGGCCGAGGACGCGCAGCGCTCCGCCGACCTGCGGCGGGCGGCCGATCTGGTCGGTCTCCCGGTGGAGCGGCTGCGCACGGACGACGCCGCCAACGTGCGCGGCGGCGCGGCCCTGCTGGCGGCGGCCCAGCGGGGGCTCGGCAAGCCGCTCAGCACCGACCCGGCCCAGTGGTGGGACGCGGTGTCGCGGTTCCCGGGCACGACCGACGCGGGCTCGGCGGCGGCCTACGCCAACGACGTCTTCGACATCATCCGCCGGGGCGCGGACCGCGTCACCGACGCCGGTCAGCATGTCGTCCTGGCCGCGAGCCCCCGGGTGCGTCCCCACGCCGGGGCGGCGGGCTCGTCCCGTTCGAAGAACGTGGAGTGCCCGGCGGAGCTGGCGTGTTCCTGGCTGAGCGCGCCGTACGTCCGGATCGACGACGAGGCGTACGGCAACCACGACCTGGCCGACCGGCCCAAGGACCAGCGGATCGAGTACATCGTCATCCATGACACCGAGGCGCCGCTGGCCTCGATGCTGCTGACCGTCCAGGACCCGACGGAGGCGTCCTGGCACTACTCGATCCGGTCCAGCGACGGCAGTGTCACCCAGCACGTCAAGACCAAGGACGCGGCCTGGCACTCGGGCAGCCAGTTCGTGAACGGCCGCTCGATCGGCATCGAGCACGAGGGCTTCCTGCGGCAGCCGAACGCCTGGTACACGGAGCAGATGTATCGTTCCTCCGCCCGGCTGGTGCGGTACCTGACCAAGAAGTACGACATCCCGCTGGACCGGCAGCACATCTTCGGCCACGACAACGTGCCCGCGCCGACCGAGGACACCATCCCGGACATGCACGACGACCCCGGTCCGTTCTGGGACTGGCGGCACTACTTCGACCTGCTCGGCGCGCCGCTGAAGGCCACGGCGGGGCCGGACAGCGACACGGTGATGATCCTTCCGGAGTACGCCAAGCACCGGCCGGTGTTCACCGGCTGCGTGGAGAGCGGCGAGAAGTGCGCGCCGCACGGTTCCAGCGCGGTCCGGCTGCACACCGAGCCGAGCGCGGACTCCTCGCTGATCCAGGACCCGGGCCGCAAGCCGGACGGCGACGACACCACGGTGGACGTCAACGACCTGGGCTCACGGGTCTCCGCGGGGCAGACGTTCGCGGTGGCCGGGCGCAGCGGTGACTGGACGGCGATCTGGTTCCAGGGCCACAAGGCGTGGTTCAAGAACCCGAAGGACCAGCCGACCGCCGTGGGCGCGCGGGTCCGGACGGTGACGCCGAAGGAGGGCCGCCACGAGATCCCGGTGTTCGGGCGGGCGCTGCCGGAGGAGTCGGCCTATCCGGAGGGGGTGGACGAGGAGCAGGAGGCACCGCTGCCTTACACGATCGACGAGGGGCAGCGTTACGTGACGCAGTCCGTCGTCCACGGCACCTACGTCGACCGGTCCTCGTTCGGTGACGCCCCGGCGCCGGTGGTGAAGGGTCAGGAGGAGTACTACGAGATCCAGCTCGACCACCGGCTGGCCTATGTCCGGGCCAGCGACGTGGACGTGCAGGAGCCTCCGGCGGCCGCCGGTGCGCCGAAGCCGGCCGAGCCGAAGAGCAAGAACTGA